TGTTCAGTATCTGCCAGAACGAAACGCCACCTGTATGACGATTGTCGGCGTGATTCTTGTCCTCAACGGACTCCATTATGCCAAGAATTTCATGGTGATGCCATGTTCGGCCGCTGAACATGCCATTGCCAACAGACGCTGTCGCGTCGGTCATCAGGTCACCCAGCCAGTCAGGGTTCGTCTGCATAGAAATTAGCGTCTTGCTCAAATTGAACGCGTCAGAGAATAAGGATGCATAGGTGGCTAACTTGTAATCCTTGGAGCGCGCTCCGGTGTAAGGGATGAAGGTGCTTGGAATGTCGCTATCTATGTTCTTTACTCCATCCGGCAGAAACTTTGTCGCTTTGATCTTGCGATCATATTCCGCTGCTTCGAGGTCCGCAGCCCCACCCTCTAGACCTGCAAGATACTTCGCAACCTTGTGTACTTTGAGGGCTAGCTTTCCCCTGTCCACAGTGCTCTTATAAGCTTTCTCGAATACCAGCCATTCGTACAGGTAATAGCCTATAGCCAGCAGATGCCGGT
This genomic window from Tepidisphaeraceae bacterium contains:
- a CDS encoding HNH endonuclease, whose protein sequence is MDRGKLALKVHKVAKYLAGLEGGAADLEAAEYDRKIKATKFLPDGVKNIDSDIPSTFIPYTGARSKDYKLATYASLFSDAFNLSKTLISMQTNPDWLGDLMTDATASVGNGMFSGRTWHHHEILGIMESVEDKNHADNRHTGGVSFWQILNNRKYK